From Simonsiella muelleri ATCC 29453:
ATTTAGAACCCAGTCAATATTTTTACGTTTGCAAATAATTTTAAAATTTTGTTTTTAATCAATAGATTAAATTAATATAAACTGGATTGATGAGAATTAATCATGTTTTTGTGTGTATTAGTTGGTGAATTTACTTTAAAATCACGCGTGAGAATTTTTTATTTATTGTTTTTATGAGGTTATTTTATGAAATTTATTAAGCGAAATCGCATATGGATAGCGATACTGGCATTGGGTGTGAGCTTGCTGCCAAGCGTTTATGCACGTGAGATTGACAGCGCAGTACGCCGTGTGGGTCATGCGCGTTGGCAAAAGGAAGTGTTGGTTAATCCAAACGATTTGTTGCAACGTGAAGTGCCTGAAGGGGCGGCAAGTGTGTTCTTTGTTCGCCAACAAGATAACGATGGTCTGCAAACCAGTGCGAATATTGCCATCAATGGCCGCTTTCAAGTGAGTTTGCAACCAGGTAATTACAGCCAAGTATTATCGTGTTCGGGTGTGAATCGCTTGAGCGCGGACATCACGGGGCATAAAAACAATGACTTGTTGCGTAATGCCGTGAATTATAATTTAGATTCAAAACAAACTTATTTTTTCTATGTAGACGTGGACAATACCACGGGCGCAGCCAGTATTCACAGCTTGGGTAAAGATGAAGCCATGCACTTGATGCAAAAACAGCAAATGCAAACACATCAAATTTCACGTGTTGTTCCTAATTGTGAACAACCACCTGCACCAGTGGAAAAAGTAACCATTGAATTGAAAGTGTTATTTGATACCGATAAATCGTTTGTGAAATCACAGTATTATTCTGAAATTGAACAAGTGGCAGAATATATGAAACGTTTCCCAAATACTTCGGTTACGTTGGAAGGTCATACCGATAGCCGAGCTTCCGATGAATATAATATTGGTTTATCGCAACGCCGTATGAATGCAGTGCGTGATATTTTAATTCGCCGTTATGGTATTGATGGTGCTCGTGTTCATGCGGTAGGTTATGGTGAAAGTCGTCCTGCTTATCCAAATACCACACCCGAAAATATGCACCAAAACCGTCGTGTGGTTGCTGTGTTTGAAGTAGCAGATGCACCAGAATCCAAATAATTTTTTTAATTTATCTGTTTTCAGGCAGCCTGAACAATATTTAGGTAGCCTGAAAATAGGTTTTTCCAGTTTCTGATTTTTATATTTTTAATGTTGAGTGAGCAAAACATGAAAGCAATTTTAGTTAAAA
This genomic window contains:
- a CDS encoding OmpA family protein translates to MKFIKRNRIWIAILALGVSLLPSVYAREIDSAVRRVGHARWQKEVLVNPNDLLQREVPEGAASVFFVRQQDNDGLQTSANIAINGRFQVSLQPGNYSQVLSCSGVNRLSADITGHKNNDLLRNAVNYNLDSKQTYFFYVDVDNTTGAASIHSLGKDEAMHLMQKQQMQTHQISRVVPNCEQPPAPVEKVTIELKVLFDTDKSFVKSQYYSEIEQVAEYMKRFPNTSVTLEGHTDSRASDEYNIGLSQRRMNAVRDILIRRYGIDGARVHAVGYGESRPAYPNTTPENMHQNRRVVAVFEVADAPESK